One segment of Panicum virgatum strain AP13 chromosome 3K, P.virgatum_v5, whole genome shotgun sequence DNA contains the following:
- the LOC120699519 gene encoding carnosine N-methyltransferase-like isoform X1, with protein sequence MSERRYTEQEEAPEIKSLRRTIAAYANYQDAAERDVKRYERSFKMLPPAHKELLFHLGLRYQRLRWCISMNAAFIMNMLEKFEPPFDMSQYVNVGGHDHPSNMHDHSHVDCTHSSGRGDCSTVSISRSNSQLDGQHDNPQEDAKTHESSRETKNKKDEEEQMAGCSQPVGSNLGTSQGACNSDTDASTAAYCQDKDVSSSSAVDNVTPRHCTSSLFKLNVPPIDVDMVRCIVRNIVRDWAEEGQKERDECYKPILEELNHLFPNRSNQRPPSCLVPGAGLGRLALEISSLGFASQGNEFSYYMLICSSFILNHTQEANEWTIYPWIHSNCNSLSDNDQLRAVSFPDIHLSSAGITEGFSMCTGDFVEVYSEESLESAWDAVVTCFFLDTAHNIVEYIEIISKVLKDGGVWINLGPLLYDFADMTPDDDMSIELSLEDVKKVADHYGFVMEVEKMIETTFSANMRAMMQVLELGRCMFGMGVATRLHTLINLC encoded by the exons ATGAGCGAGCGTCGGTACaccgagcaggaggaggccccCGAGATCAAGTCCCTCCGCCGCACCATCGCCGCCTACGCCAA CTATCAAGATGCAGCGGAAAGGGATGTCAAGAGATACGAGAGATCATTCAAAATGCTTCCTCCTGCACACAAG GAACTTCTTTTCCACCTTGGTCTGAGGTACCAAAGACTCAGATG GTGTATATCCATGAATGCAGCTTTTATCATGAACATGCTTGAG AAATTTGAACCTCCTTTCGACATGAGTCAGTATGTAAATGTCGGTGGTCATGACCATCCATCAAACATGCATGACCACAGTCATGTGGATTGCACCCATTCCAGTGGGAGGGGTGATTGCTCGACAGTTTCTATCTCCAGAAGCAATTCGCAATTGGATGGGCAGCATGATAACCCCCAAGAAGATGCCAAGACTCATGAATCTTCAAGAGAAACTAAAAATAAAAAG GACGAGGAAGAGCAGATGGCAGGCTGTTCTCAGCCTGTTGGCAGCAACTTGGGAACATCCCAAGGTGCATGTAACAGTGATACAGATGCGAGCACAGCTGCTTACTGTCAAGATAAAGATGTCTCTTCATCTTCTGCTGTTGATAAT GTAACACCACGACATTGCACAAGTTCATTGTTCAAGTTGAATGTTCCTCCAATAGATGTTGACATG GTAAGATGCATCGTAAGAAATATTGTGAGAGATTGGGCTGAGGAG GGTCAAAAGGAACGTGATGAGTGCTACAAGCCCATTCTTGAGGAGCTTAATCATCTTTTTCCTAACCGCAGCAATCAGAG GCCTCCTTCATGTCTAGTCCCTGGTGCCGGGCTTGGGAGATTGGCGCTGGAGATATCTTCTCTGG GTTTTGCAAGCCAGGGGAATGAGTTCTCATATTACATGCTGATTTGTTCAAGTTTCATCCTGAACCA CACCCAAGAGGCTAATGAATGGACTATATATCCTTGGATACACAGTAACTGCAATTCTCTTTCAGACAATGATCAACTTCGGGCTGTTTCATTTCCTGATATTCATCTCTCAAG TGCAGGTATCACGGAGGGATTTTCAATGTGTACTGGGGATTTTGTAGAGGTCTACAGTGAGGAAAGCCTAGAAT CTGCATGGGATGCTGTTGTAACTTGCTTCTTCCTGGATACGGCACACAATATTGTTGAATACATTGAGATCATATCAAAAGTTCTCAAGGATGGTGGG GTCTGGATAAACTTGGGCCCTCTTCTATACGACTTTGCTGATATGACGCCAGATGAT GATATGTCTATCGAACTAAGTTTGGAAGATGTGAAAAAGGTTGCCGACCATTATGGATTTGTGATGGAG GTGgagaaaatgatagaaactaCTTTCAGTGCAAATATGAGAGCAATGATGCAG
- the LOC120699519 gene encoding carnosine N-methyltransferase-like isoform X2, with protein sequence MSERRYTEQEEAPEIKSLRRTIAAYANYQDAAERDVKRYERSFKMLPPAHKELLFHLGLRYQRLRWCISMNAAFIMNMLEKFEPPFDMSQYVNVGGHDHPSNMHDHSHVDCTHSSGRGDCSTVSISRSNSQLDGQHDNPQEDAKTHESSRETKNKKDEEEQMAGCSQPVGSNLGTSQGACNSDTDASTAAYCQDKDVSSSSAVDNVTPRHCTSSLFKLNVPPIDVDMVRCIVRNIVRDWAEEGQKERDECYKPILEELNHLFPNRSNQRPPSCLVPGAGLGRLALEISSLGFASQGNEFSYYMLICSSFILNHTQEANEWTIYPWIHSNCNSLSDNDQLRAVSFPDIHLSSAGITEGFSMCTGDFVEVYSEESLESAWDAVVTCFFLDTAHNIVEYIEIISKVLKDGGVWINLGPLLYDFADMTPDDDMSIELSLEDVKKVADHYGFVMEVEKMIETTFSANMRAMMQNRYRAAFWTMRKNASRAKAEKHC encoded by the exons ATGAGCGAGCGTCGGTACaccgagcaggaggaggccccCGAGATCAAGTCCCTCCGCCGCACCATCGCCGCCTACGCCAA CTATCAAGATGCAGCGGAAAGGGATGTCAAGAGATACGAGAGATCATTCAAAATGCTTCCTCCTGCACACAAG GAACTTCTTTTCCACCTTGGTCTGAGGTACCAAAGACTCAGATG GTGTATATCCATGAATGCAGCTTTTATCATGAACATGCTTGAG AAATTTGAACCTCCTTTCGACATGAGTCAGTATGTAAATGTCGGTGGTCATGACCATCCATCAAACATGCATGACCACAGTCATGTGGATTGCACCCATTCCAGTGGGAGGGGTGATTGCTCGACAGTTTCTATCTCCAGAAGCAATTCGCAATTGGATGGGCAGCATGATAACCCCCAAGAAGATGCCAAGACTCATGAATCTTCAAGAGAAACTAAAAATAAAAAG GACGAGGAAGAGCAGATGGCAGGCTGTTCTCAGCCTGTTGGCAGCAACTTGGGAACATCCCAAGGTGCATGTAACAGTGATACAGATGCGAGCACAGCTGCTTACTGTCAAGATAAAGATGTCTCTTCATCTTCTGCTGTTGATAAT GTAACACCACGACATTGCACAAGTTCATTGTTCAAGTTGAATGTTCCTCCAATAGATGTTGACATG GTAAGATGCATCGTAAGAAATATTGTGAGAGATTGGGCTGAGGAG GGTCAAAAGGAACGTGATGAGTGCTACAAGCCCATTCTTGAGGAGCTTAATCATCTTTTTCCTAACCGCAGCAATCAGAG GCCTCCTTCATGTCTAGTCCCTGGTGCCGGGCTTGGGAGATTGGCGCTGGAGATATCTTCTCTGG GTTTTGCAAGCCAGGGGAATGAGTTCTCATATTACATGCTGATTTGTTCAAGTTTCATCCTGAACCA CACCCAAGAGGCTAATGAATGGACTATATATCCTTGGATACACAGTAACTGCAATTCTCTTTCAGACAATGATCAACTTCGGGCTGTTTCATTTCCTGATATTCATCTCTCAAG TGCAGGTATCACGGAGGGATTTTCAATGTGTACTGGGGATTTTGTAGAGGTCTACAGTGAGGAAAGCCTAGAAT CTGCATGGGATGCTGTTGTAACTTGCTTCTTCCTGGATACGGCACACAATATTGTTGAATACATTGAGATCATATCAAAAGTTCTCAAGGATGGTGGG GTCTGGATAAACTTGGGCCCTCTTCTATACGACTTTGCTGATATGACGCCAGATGAT GATATGTCTATCGAACTAAGTTTGGAAGATGTGAAAAAGGTTGCCGACCATTATGGATTTGTGATGGAG GTGgagaaaatgatagaaactaCTTTCAGTGCAAATATGAGAGCAATGATGCAG AATCGATACCGTGCAGCATTCTGGACCATGAGGAAGAATGCGTCTCGGGCAAAGGCTGAGAAGCATTGTTGA
- the LOC120699519 gene encoding carnosine N-methyltransferase-like isoform X3 encodes MSQYVNVGGHDHPSNMHDHSHVDCTHSSGRGDCSTVSISRSNSQLDGQHDNPQEDAKTHESSRETKNKKDEEEQMAGCSQPVGSNLGTSQGACNSDTDASTAAYCQDKDVSSSSAVDNVTPRHCTSSLFKLNVPPIDVDMVRCIVRNIVRDWAEEGQKERDECYKPILEELNHLFPNRSNQRPPSCLVPGAGLGRLALEISSLGFASQGNEFSYYMLICSSFILNHTQEANEWTIYPWIHSNCNSLSDNDQLRAVSFPDIHLSSAGITEGFSMCTGDFVEVYSEESLESAWDAVVTCFFLDTAHNIVEYIEIISKVLKDGGVWINLGPLLYDFADMTPDDDMSIELSLEDVKKVADHYGFVMEVEKMIETTFSANMRAMMQVLELGRCMFGMGVATRLHTLINLC; translated from the exons ATGAGTCAGTATGTAAATGTCGGTGGTCATGACCATCCATCAAACATGCATGACCACAGTCATGTGGATTGCACCCATTCCAGTGGGAGGGGTGATTGCTCGACAGTTTCTATCTCCAGAAGCAATTCGCAATTGGATGGGCAGCATGATAACCCCCAAGAAGATGCCAAGACTCATGAATCTTCAAGAGAAACTAAAAATAAAAAG GACGAGGAAGAGCAGATGGCAGGCTGTTCTCAGCCTGTTGGCAGCAACTTGGGAACATCCCAAGGTGCATGTAACAGTGATACAGATGCGAGCACAGCTGCTTACTGTCAAGATAAAGATGTCTCTTCATCTTCTGCTGTTGATAAT GTAACACCACGACATTGCACAAGTTCATTGTTCAAGTTGAATGTTCCTCCAATAGATGTTGACATG GTAAGATGCATCGTAAGAAATATTGTGAGAGATTGGGCTGAGGAG GGTCAAAAGGAACGTGATGAGTGCTACAAGCCCATTCTTGAGGAGCTTAATCATCTTTTTCCTAACCGCAGCAATCAGAG GCCTCCTTCATGTCTAGTCCCTGGTGCCGGGCTTGGGAGATTGGCGCTGGAGATATCTTCTCTGG GTTTTGCAAGCCAGGGGAATGAGTTCTCATATTACATGCTGATTTGTTCAAGTTTCATCCTGAACCA CACCCAAGAGGCTAATGAATGGACTATATATCCTTGGATACACAGTAACTGCAATTCTCTTTCAGACAATGATCAACTTCGGGCTGTTTCATTTCCTGATATTCATCTCTCAAG TGCAGGTATCACGGAGGGATTTTCAATGTGTACTGGGGATTTTGTAGAGGTCTACAGTGAGGAAAGCCTAGAAT CTGCATGGGATGCTGTTGTAACTTGCTTCTTCCTGGATACGGCACACAATATTGTTGAATACATTGAGATCATATCAAAAGTTCTCAAGGATGGTGGG GTCTGGATAAACTTGGGCCCTCTTCTATACGACTTTGCTGATATGACGCCAGATGAT GATATGTCTATCGAACTAAGTTTGGAAGATGTGAAAAAGGTTGCCGACCATTATGGATTTGTGATGGAG GTGgagaaaatgatagaaactaCTTTCAGTGCAAATATGAGAGCAATGATGCAG